The Petrocella atlantisensis genome has a window encoding:
- a CDS encoding electron transfer flavoprotein subunit beta/FixA family protein, translated as MMRLICIIKFVPDVDNFKYDYENNVLIRENVRLTLNPDDACAVAFALKVKAKDPETHIEVVTMAPISVKPHMEDLLRLGVDTGTIISDRLYVGSDTYATSLVLGRYLSSQTYDVILSGTHAIDGDTSHIPAQLGDLLGLNQMSGIIKVDETALSKTSAVFEVETEDMIATYEMMLPAILSLTRESSYKLPYIKRQDMDLDVTNRLNIISNEHLGFEVDEVGIKGSPTKVAKTYTKEFDQKERTVIGTDDEGITLVYEFLKEKGFI; from the coding sequence ATGATGAGGTTAATCTGTATTATTAAGTTTGTTCCGGACGTGGACAACTTCAAATATGACTATGAGAACAATGTGCTAATCAGAGAGAATGTTAGATTAACGTTGAACCCTGATGACGCTTGTGCCGTCGCTTTTGCCCTAAAAGTAAAAGCCAAGGATCCAGAGACGCATATTGAAGTTGTAACAATGGCACCGATATCCGTTAAACCTCACATGGAAGACTTATTACGACTGGGTGTTGACACAGGCACGATTATATCAGATCGGTTGTATGTTGGTAGTGATACATATGCTACTAGCCTTGTTCTTGGAAGATACTTATCGTCTCAAACCTATGATGTTATTTTATCTGGCACCCATGCTATTGATGGGGACACATCTCATATACCGGCACAACTCGGTGACTTGCTTGGACTGAATCAAATGTCTGGAATCATTAAAGTTGATGAAACGGCACTGAGTAAGACTTCGGCAGTATTTGAAGTTGAGACAGAAGATATGATTGCTACATATGAGATGATGTTACCTGCAATACTCAGTTTGACGAGAGAAAGTAGTTATAAACTGCCTTATATAAAGCGTCAGGATATGGATTTGGATGTGACGAACCGATTAAACATCATATCCAATGAGCATTTAGGTTTTGAGGTAGATGAAGTTGGTATTAAAGGGTCACCGACAAAAGTAGCAAAAACTTATACAAAAGAGTTCGATCAGAAGGAACGTACCGTCATTGGTACAGATGATGAAGGGATTACCCTCGTCTATGAGTTTCTAAAAGAAAAAGGATTTATTTGA
- a CDS encoding electron transfer flavoprotein subunit alpha/FixB family protein — MKSCLIYIDHKEIQNSIDLLEVARQIFQDEPYETTGVEFGNHNVTLVGRFDHLIQVHHPEIKLYDQVAVTDVMVQIQEANAYDCILIPATYYGRILAPRMSMHLGVGLVADVTAIGHYNNDLEMIRPAFSGRIMAGIVSRSQSPIMMSVRQGVFHYEGQNDKATNIMKYVPTHVKDGGISCLSVKKKEQIYDIRESDVLVSGGGGVVKSFHQLEKLATKLGGQVSASRKIVDQGLATRSIQVGQSGKTVSPKLYIALGIYGSIQHVEGLKNVPNMISVNINRDAPICSLSDIVVEGDAMAFIDGLMKKIEENEGTLS; from the coding sequence ATGAAAAGTTGTTTGATATACATCGATCACAAAGAAATACAAAACTCCATAGATCTTTTAGAAGTAGCAAGACAGATATTTCAGGATGAACCTTATGAAACAACAGGGGTTGAATTTGGAAATCATAATGTGACCCTTGTGGGAAGGTTTGATCACTTAATTCAGGTCCATCATCCTGAGATTAAATTATATGATCAAGTGGCTGTGACGGATGTGATGGTTCAGATACAAGAGGCTAACGCATATGATTGTATCCTGATACCTGCAACTTATTATGGTCGCATCTTAGCACCAAGAATGTCGATGCACTTAGGTGTTGGCTTAGTCGCTGATGTGACAGCTATTGGTCACTACAACAACGATCTTGAGATGATCCGTCCGGCATTTAGTGGTAGAATCATGGCAGGGATCGTATCAAGAAGTCAAAGTCCTATTATGATGAGCGTGCGACAAGGCGTTTTTCATTATGAAGGTCAAAATGATAAAGCTACAAATATTATGAAGTACGTTCCGACCCATGTAAAAGATGGTGGTATTTCATGTTTATCTGTAAAAAAGAAAGAACAAATCTACGATATTAGAGAAAGTGATGTCCTTGTTTCCGGTGGCGGTGGTGTTGTGAAAAGTTTTCATCAACTTGAAAAATTAGCTACAAAGCTAGGTGGACAAGTCTCAGCAAGTCGAAAAATCGTCGATCAAGGATTAGCGACAAGAAGTATCCAAGTAGGTCAATCAGGAAAAACAGTAAGTCCGAAACTGTACATTGCCCTTGGTATTTATGGATCGATACAACATGTTGAAGGATTGAAAAATGTCCCAAACATGATTTCAGTTAACATCAACCGAGATGCCCCCATATGTAGCTTATCAGATATTGTGGTTGAAGGTGATGCTATGGCGTTCATCGATGGATTGATGAAAAAAATTGAAGAAAATGAAGGTACTTTATCATAA
- a CDS encoding HD domain-containing phosphohydrolase, whose protein sequence is MNNKQVIKIAEKYLNPWTLRFEGIYENLEDKFIEDYNRSKVKHQRNTIIFGLVAILLFAFVDLLLFPEGIMVSLFIRFILFMPVAIFFLYLSNKEDFYKKGQIIIAIYALYATILLLAIFYISAGYDVYSYRYAVLLMLIYLYLFSTLRFKHVLLTSLIILAMYNLFYSVTDVIPTELHMDATIMYIFIIITGSLSAYYSEVAQRQSFYQSIQQSEEKAKIELVNNNLEKKVMERTLELSITNENLQISEKAFRSLYEEAGDAILIIEDGIMTDYNQAFETMFKVEHGFDFMGKDIDLLVKDFEEEAKRALEKFMETSNEDNSLSLKGKLFKRNHQPVMLHIMFTRINLIEQEIIHALVRDITKEHEMINNLEYLSYHDQLTGLYNRLYFNQVLNGLRTQENMPMMVVMADVNGLKLINDTFGYEVGDEYLIKVARILRFACRKEDIIARLSGDEFAIICPKTEILLVGDLILQIKKQARIQNIKGIQLSISLGYAMMNKPEDSLDEVLKLAEDHMQERKVFESPTMRRKTIDVVIKTLHEKNAREELHSRRVSELSKILGKAIHLSEEKIKEIEMVGLLHDIGKIGVDENILNKTGRLTEEEYEAVKQHPEIGFRILNTSNEMLRLSNYVLYHHERWDGKGYPTGIKGDNIPLQSRIIAIVDTFDAITSERPYRPARSIEVALKELQENAGTQFDPYLVTAFVKALKHENLISQSQLD, encoded by the coding sequence ATGAATAATAAACAGGTTATAAAAATTGCTGAAAAATATCTGAATCCTTGGACCCTTAGATTTGAAGGTATTTACGAGAATCTTGAAGATAAATTCATAGAAGACTACAATAGGTCCAAGGTCAAGCATCAAAGAAACACGATTATATTTGGTCTTGTGGCCATTTTATTGTTTGCTTTTGTAGATTTATTGCTTTTCCCGGAAGGCATTATGGTCTCCTTATTTATTCGTTTTATTCTTTTTATGCCTGTAGCCATCTTCTTTTTGTATTTAAGCAATAAAGAAGACTTTTATAAAAAAGGCCAAATCATCATCGCGATATATGCCCTATATGCAACGATACTCTTATTGGCAATTTTCTACATCAGTGCCGGTTATGATGTGTATTCTTATCGCTACGCAGTACTGCTTATGCTCATTTATTTATATTTGTTCAGTACACTTAGGTTTAAACATGTTTTATTAACAAGTCTCATTATTCTAGCCATGTATAATCTGTTCTATTCTGTAACAGATGTCATACCTACAGAACTTCATATGGATGCTACCATCATGTATATCTTTATTATTATAACAGGTAGCTTATCAGCTTATTATTCTGAAGTGGCTCAGCGTCAAAGCTTTTATCAAAGCATTCAGCAATCAGAGGAAAAAGCAAAGATTGAACTTGTAAATAATAATCTTGAGAAAAAAGTCATGGAAAGAACCTTAGAGCTGAGCATTACCAATGAGAATCTTCAGATTAGTGAAAAGGCATTTAGAAGTTTATATGAAGAAGCAGGGGATGCCATACTCATTATTGAAGATGGGATTATGACAGATTATAATCAAGCATTTGAAACCATGTTCAAAGTAGAACATGGCTTTGATTTTATGGGAAAAGACATCGACCTATTGGTTAAAGATTTTGAGGAGGAAGCAAAGCGGGCATTAGAAAAATTTATGGAGACCTCCAATGAAGACAATTCTCTTAGCCTAAAAGGTAAGCTATTTAAACGAAATCACCAACCAGTCATGTTACATATTATGTTTACACGTATCAATCTAATAGAACAAGAAATCATCCACGCCTTAGTGCGTGATATTACAAAAGAACATGAAATGATAAATAATCTAGAATACTTAAGTTACCATGACCAACTCACAGGACTATATAACAGGCTCTACTTTAATCAGGTATTAAATGGCCTAAGAACTCAAGAAAATATGCCGATGATGGTTGTTATGGCCGATGTTAATGGACTCAAGCTTATTAATGACACCTTTGGTTATGAAGTCGGTGATGAGTATCTAATAAAAGTTGCAAGAATACTAAGGTTCGCATGTCGCAAAGAAGACATTATAGCTAGATTAAGCGGCGACGAATTCGCCATCATATGTCCCAAGACAGAGATACTGCTGGTCGGTGATCTCATATTGCAGATCAAAAAACAAGCCCGTATACAGAACATCAAAGGCATTCAACTCTCTATATCTCTTGGGTATGCCATGATGAACAAGCCGGAGGATTCTTTGGATGAAGTGTTAAAGCTTGCTGAAGACCATATGCAGGAAAGAAAAGTTTTTGAAAGCCCAACCATGCGAAGAAAAACCATAGATGTAGTGATTAAAACCTTGCATGAAAAAAATGCTAGAGAAGAACTACACTCAAGACGTGTTTCAGAACTATCTAAGATACTTGGAAAAGCCATACACCTATCAGAAGAAAAAATCAAAGAAATCGAGATGGTAGGCTTACTCCATGATATCGGTAAAATTGGTGTGGATGAGAATATATTAAACAAGACAGGCAGGTTAACAGAAGAAGAGTATGAAGCGGTAAAACAACATCCTGAGATTGGCTTTAGAATCCTAAATACATCGAACGAGATGCTACGTCTATCAAATTATGTGCTATATCATCATGAGAGATGGGATGGAAAAGGTTATCCTACAGGGATTAAAGGTGACAACATACCCCTTCAATCCAGAATTATAGCAATTGTAGATACTTTTGATGCCATCACAAGTGAGAGGCCATACCGACCGGCTAGAAGTATTGAAGTGGCGCTTAAAGAACTGCAAGAAAATGCAGGCACACAATTTGATCCGTATCTTGTGACGGCTTTTGTAAAGGCTCTAAAGCATGAAAACTTGATATCTCAATCACAATTGGATTAA
- a CDS encoding SDR family oxidoreductase: MNISDFNMDFFSLKGKNAIVTGGNGGLGQAFTTALAKAGANVLVPSLADDDGSTKALVEACGVEYKFMEADITGDGECKRIVEECVNTWGSIDILVNCAGISINVQDVTQYTRKEWDKMIAINLTAAFEMIHESCKFMIKQESGKVINIASLYAFLGGQWSPAYAATKHGIVGLTKSMCDELAQWNIQVNAIAPGYYATPLTEMTRKDEKRNAEILAHIPANRWGYTADLMGATVFLASAASNYVNGATLTVDGGYLMR, translated from the coding sequence ATGAATATATCAGATTTTAATATGGATTTCTTTTCACTAAAAGGTAAAAATGCAATTGTAACAGGCGGTAATGGTGGTCTAGGACAAGCGTTCACAACAGCACTTGCAAAAGCGGGCGCAAATGTATTGGTACCAAGTCTTGCAGATGATGATGGATCAACGAAAGCGTTGGTTGAAGCTTGTGGCGTTGAATACAAATTCATGGAGGCAGATATTACTGGTGATGGTGAATGCAAAAGAATTGTTGAAGAATGTGTTAACACATGGGGTAGCATTGATATTCTAGTTAACTGTGCAGGTATTAGTATCAATGTACAAGATGTGACACAATACACAAGAAAAGAATGGGATAAGATGATTGCCATTAATCTAACAGCTGCATTTGAAATGATTCATGAATCATGTAAGTTCATGATCAAACAAGAAAGCGGAAAAGTCATTAATATAGCTTCTTTATACGCATTCCTTGGAGGACAATGGTCACCCGCTTATGCTGCAACAAAACATGGTATTGTAGGATTAACAAAATCCATGTGCGATGAGTTAGCGCAGTGGAACATCCAAGTCAATGCAATAGCGCCTGGATATTATGCAACACCTTTAACAGAAATGACAAGAAAAGATGAGAAACGGAATGCAGAGATTCTAGCTCATATTCCGGCAAACAGATGGGGATACACAGCAGATCTTATGGGTGCGACAGTATTCTTAGCCAGTGCGGCTTCCAATTATGTTAATGGTGCAACGCTTACAGTAGATGGCGGCTACTTAATGCGATAA
- a CDS encoding DUF3298 domain-containing protein, whose amino-acid sequence MFRYNRLYTYTILGILLMLIWGLSGCMENATPNTEASPEPNETHLVSSQEEASTEIRQSPLGPVINAHSHVYSVTDNPLEFNYIEEESLDLQHKSYFQILGLKDKNVEDKINTAIYNMYRSYLPYIEEGLMPPFRGYATNPSAKGELQSYYLEVSHQYNSNHVLSILLRLSAEYMGEPGMTPAYYSLYDTLNFDLNTGDELLLIDVFTNDTDGLVVLNDAVMEEVKKQQLLADADDFYGSSLELVAPFKGFLPTQKFYLAYDSLILILDHETPAFNIGFNPHTFSIPLGSSPGNIAINERFYHEEDLFVEEGGIMRFITTYEANQADYQVKEYDEDGIHFFIEYTYPRNATDAVKSLMDTAFDEHKALVLNRHKDQPLEQANLHSYLLKVGPYANISYYVYFYGPGVDGSLSMYDVLDPSGRIMTLSDIFVDGYDYKSAINNHLGIELDYDDPTLSFGISETFLQLTVETRHKVNNSYYSDYYEIPYEVFGYEDGLKIF is encoded by the coding sequence ATGTTCCGTTACAATAGATTATATACATATACTATACTGGGTATACTTCTCATGCTTATTTGGGGCTTAAGCGGTTGCATGGAAAATGCAACGCCAAATACTGAAGCTTCACCGGAGCCAAATGAAACCCATCTAGTCAGTAGCCAAGAAGAAGCATCTACAGAGATACGACAATCACCACTTGGTCCTGTTATAAATGCACATTCGCATGTCTACTCGGTGACAGATAACCCCCTTGAGTTTAATTATATAGAAGAAGAATCTCTTGATCTTCAACACAAAAGTTATTTTCAGATCTTAGGACTAAAGGATAAAAATGTTGAAGATAAGATTAATACCGCCATCTATAACATGTACCGGTCTTATTTACCCTACATAGAAGAAGGTTTGATGCCACCTTTTAGAGGTTATGCTACCAATCCCAGTGCTAAAGGTGAACTTCAGTCTTATTATCTGGAGGTCTCACATCAATATAACAGCAACCATGTGCTTTCTATTCTTCTTAGACTTTCAGCAGAGTATATGGGAGAACCCGGTATGACACCTGCTTATTATAGCTTATATGATACCTTGAATTTTGATCTGAATACCGGAGATGAACTGCTTCTTATAGACGTTTTCACTAATGATACGGATGGTCTTGTTGTCCTAAACGATGCCGTCATGGAAGAGGTTAAAAAGCAACAACTGCTGGCTGATGCTGATGATTTCTATGGGTCTAGCTTAGAATTGGTTGCGCCATTCAAAGGATTCTTACCTACTCAAAAATTCTATCTGGCTTATGATAGTCTTATTCTAATCCTAGATCATGAGACACCGGCCTTCAATATCGGTTTTAATCCTCACACTTTTTCCATACCCCTAGGTAGTAGCCCTGGTAATATTGCCATTAACGAAAGGTTCTATCATGAGGAAGACCTTTTTGTCGAAGAAGGTGGGATTATGCGATTTATTACCACTTATGAGGCCAATCAGGCCGACTACCAAGTAAAAGAATATGATGAAGACGGCATACATTTCTTCATTGAATATACGTATCCTAGAAATGCAACAGATGCTGTTAAGTCTTTAATGGATACTGCTTTTGACGAGCATAAGGCTCTGGTTCTAAATCGTCACAAAGACCAACCCTTAGAACAGGCTAATTTACATTCTTACCTGCTTAAGGTCGGTCCTTATGCCAATATCAGCTATTATGTTTATTTTTACGGTCCAGGCGTTGACGGTTCGCTTTCCATGTACGATGTTCTGGACCCATCTGGTCGTATCATGACGCTGTCGGATATTTTTGTCGATGGCTATGACTATAAATCTGCTATCAATAACCATCTGGGCATAGAATTGGATTACGATGACCCTACCTTATCTTTTGGAATTAGCGAAACCTTCCTTCAACTTACTGTAGAGACACGTCATAAGGTAAATAATAGCTATTACTCAGATTATTATGAAATCCCTTATGAAGTGTTTGGGTATGAAGATGGCCTTAAGATTTTTTAA
- a CDS encoding BCCT family transporter: MDRHISGATEGKVKQKIRPWVFLPAFILLLLTIILNFTNYEAFLTITEKAKNFMVIDMGWIFSISGVLSVIIIIFVYFSPLGEVRLGGPDAVPLLKKSTWFAVTLCTTIAAGILFWGTAEPIWHLAYPPESLGIEPMSAQAAIFAMETMYLHWTFIPYAIYAVPTIVFAFAYYNMKRSFSVGSQISPLVTVGLQNKFNGIIDAIVLFTVATGISASFGTAVMNMGGGMNALFGVNNDKYLWIVITIIGTIAFIISSGTGLMKGIRILSDVNVYLYYVIIAALLILGPTVYFFSIGTEAFGGFLDNIFSKALFTGTAAGDTWASGWTMFYWSNWMAWAPVSAVFLARIAYGYKIKEVVMMNFVVPSIFSVVWMTILSGTTLNFQMTGRVDVLAVMNEQGSAAAAYAVLGELPLSGIIITIYLIAVLISFITATDSTTNAMASICTTGIREGSQEAPLFIKVAWGVIVGTVSLVFIATLGIDGIKMMSYLGGFPALFLGLFSLVALLRIMRKPEKFDTYAKE; encoded by the coding sequence TTGGATCGTCATATTTCTGGTGCAACAGAGGGCAAAGTAAAACAAAAAATAAGACCATGGGTCTTCTTGCCTGCATTTATACTGCTCTTACTTACAATTATTTTGAATTTTACTAATTATGAAGCTTTTTTGACCATTACAGAAAAAGCTAAAAATTTCATGGTTATTGACATGGGCTGGATATTTAGTATATCCGGTGTGTTGAGTGTTATCATCATTATCTTTGTTTACTTTTCACCATTAGGCGAAGTTCGCCTAGGAGGTCCGGATGCGGTGCCACTACTAAAAAAATCAACATGGTTTGCGGTCACCTTATGTACCACCATTGCAGCCGGTATTTTGTTTTGGGGTACAGCTGAGCCTATCTGGCATTTGGCATATCCACCGGAATCCTTAGGAATAGAGCCAATGTCAGCTCAGGCGGCTATTTTTGCTATGGAGACCATGTACTTACATTGGACGTTTATACCTTATGCTATTTATGCCGTTCCAACCATTGTGTTTGCCTTTGCTTATTACAATATGAAGCGTTCCTTTAGTGTTGGTTCCCAGATTAGTCCTTTAGTAACGGTAGGTTTACAGAATAAATTCAACGGAATCATTGATGCTATTGTCTTATTCACAGTGGCTACGGGCATATCTGCATCCTTTGGTACAGCCGTTATGAACATGGGCGGTGGGATGAATGCGCTTTTTGGTGTGAACAATGATAAGTACTTATGGATTGTCATAACGATTATAGGTACCATCGCTTTTATTATATCATCAGGAACTGGCTTGATGAAAGGGATTCGGATATTATCTGATGTAAATGTATATCTGTATTATGTTATTATTGCAGCGCTACTGATTCTTGGGCCGACCGTATACTTTTTCAGTATCGGAACGGAAGCCTTTGGTGGATTCTTAGATAATATTTTCAGTAAAGCCTTGTTCACGGGTACCGCAGCAGGGGATACATGGGCTTCAGGTTGGACCATGTTCTACTGGTCAAACTGGATGGCATGGGCGCCAGTCTCCGCGGTGTTTCTAGCCAGAATTGCCTATGGTTATAAAATCAAAGAAGTGGTCATGATGAACTTCGTGGTACCAAGCATATTTAGTGTTGTTTGGATGACCATTCTCTCAGGTACAACCTTGAATTTTCAAATGACAGGTAGGGTGGATGTCTTAGCGGTTATGAACGAACAAGGATCGGCCGCTGCCGCCTATGCGGTTCTAGGAGAGCTTCCTTTATCCGGCATCATTATAACGATTTATCTTATTGCCGTTTTAATATCATTTATTACAGCGACAGACTCAACCACCAATGCCATGGCCAGTATATGTACCACAGGTATTCGTGAGGGTAGTCAAGAAGCACCTCTATTTATAAAAGTTGCTTGGGGTGTCATCGTTGGAACGGTTTCTTTGGTATTTATTGCTACGCTTGGCATAGATGGTATTAAGATGATGTCCTATCTAGGCGGTTTTCCAGCTCTCTTTTTAGGTCTTTTTAGCCTTGTTGCCTTACTTAGAATCATGCGTAAACCGGAGAAATTTGATACTTATGCAAAAGAATAA
- a CDS encoding PstS family phosphate ABC transporter substrate-binding protein: MNNRKKLFGQITFVILLTLSLITLSACSSSNSTALKPEDSSESKAPTFNLDTYPRVDGSTVTIPLSEALAARLLGMSLDEVRPHILHNKTHPAYVNLIEKNTDLIFVTSPSKEELDLAASMDVTLEVIPIVSEAFVFLAHVDNPVDSLTYEEIRSIYAGEITNWSEVGGPDLPIVAYQRPLNSGSQTGFLELVMKDKLPMEPPSEQIIAGMSGLIDAVAAYESAPDALGYSYYYFVVDMWGNDQVRLLKVDGVYPSPETIASKEYPVGTAYYAVIRSDEPEDSPARQVIEWLLSDDGQILAKETGYVPLQ, from the coding sequence ATGAACAATCGTAAAAAGCTTTTTGGTCAAATCACATTTGTTATATTATTAACATTGTCATTAATTACTTTATCTGCATGTTCTTCCTCAAACTCTACTGCACTTAAGCCTGAGGATTCTAGTGAATCAAAGGCACCCACTTTTAATTTAGATACCTATCCTCGTGTAGATGGTTCCACCGTTACCATACCTTTGTCAGAAGCTCTTGCTGCCAGACTTTTGGGTATGAGCCTTGATGAAGTTCGTCCTCATATTCTTCATAACAAAACCCATCCTGCTTATGTAAATCTCATTGAAAAAAATACAGATTTGATTTTTGTTACGAGTCCCTCGAAAGAAGAACTGGATTTGGCTGCTTCAATGGATGTGACGCTTGAAGTCATTCCTATTGTGAGTGAAGCTTTTGTTTTTCTTGCCCATGTAGATAACCCAGTAGATTCTCTAACCTATGAAGAAATTCGATCCATCTATGCCGGTGAAATCACAAACTGGTCTGAGGTGGGTGGTCCTGACCTTCCGATTGTTGCCTATCAACGTCCTCTAAATTCCGGTAGCCAGACCGGTTTTCTTGAGTTGGTCATGAAGGATAAATTACCTATGGAACCACCTTCCGAACAGATTATTGCAGGTATGAGTGGCCTTATTGATGCCGTTGCTGCCTACGAAAGCGCACCGGATGCCCTTGGATACTCCTACTATTATTTTGTTGTGGATATGTGGGGCAATGATCAGGTCCGTTTACTTAAAGTGGATGGTGTTTATCCAAGTCCTGAGACCATCGCTTCTAAAGAATATCCGGTAGGTACTGCCTATTACGCTGTCATCCGGTCTGATGAACCTGAAGATAGCCCGGCTAGGCAGGTTATAGAATGGCTTCTTAGTGATGATGGGCAAATACTGGCAAAGGAGACCGGTTATGTTCCGTTACAATAG
- a CDS encoding FGGY-family carbohydrate kinase, producing the protein MTDKYIIAIDGGTQSTKVAIFDVLGTEVCSHTVQLREIELSENGRAEHPDDDLWDSLKTACQEMFKKFHGDKNNIIGVGLGSIRCCRALIKADGNLASPVQSWMDLRLSRPYEHDNDEVIYVTTTTGYLTHRLTGETKDTRSNYVGPWPIDPITLDWFEDKEKFDAYTTPREMLFDLVDPAVVMGTINDFASDATGIPVGIPVVSTANDKAVEGLGAGLVNDGTVLVSLGTYITSMMVGEENNLNSVNFWSNPGATKGEFLYESSGIRRGMATVTWIKDLLGSDIVNAAKDQGISPEAYLNILASDVPVGCDGLYTVLNWLARPNQLHERGMMIGFNGTHKGPHMFRSVLEGIAFTMKNHAQAMCDERGIELSSIVVSGGGSNGELFMQIFADVFGVPAHRNVVNGSASMGAAICAALALGVYTDRQEAIDHMIRRKDTFIPIEKNVELYRKINEQVYQHITAHTDELLKKSYEIFG; encoded by the coding sequence ATGACAGATAAGTATATTATTGCAATAGATGGTGGCACGCAAAGTACGAAAGTAGCTATATTTGATGTATTAGGCACAGAAGTTTGTTCTCACACAGTACAGCTTAGAGAGATAGAACTTAGTGAGAATGGTAGGGCTGAGCATCCGGATGATGATTTATGGGATAGTTTGAAGACGGCATGTCAAGAAATGTTTAAAAAGTTTCATGGCGACAAGAACAACATCATAGGGGTAGGTCTTGGATCTATAAGATGTTGTCGTGCCTTGATTAAGGCAGATGGCAACTTGGCATCACCGGTTCAAAGTTGGATGGACCTTAGGTTATCAAGACCTTATGAACATGATAATGATGAAGTAATATACGTCACAACAACGACTGGTTATTTAACACATAGGTTAACCGGAGAGACAAAGGATACCAGATCCAATTATGTTGGTCCATGGCCGATAGATCCCATAACATTAGATTGGTTTGAAGATAAAGAAAAGTTTGATGCTTATACAACACCAAGAGAAATGCTTTTTGATTTAGTGGATCCTGCTGTCGTCATGGGAACCATCAATGACTTTGCAAGTGATGCGACAGGTATCCCGGTTGGCATTCCGGTTGTTTCGACAGCGAATGATAAAGCGGTTGAAGGTCTAGGCGCAGGTCTTGTCAATGATGGTACCGTATTGGTATCACTTGGAACCTACATTACTTCCATGATGGTTGGTGAAGAGAACAACTTAAACAGTGTGAATTTTTGGAGCAATCCAGGCGCAACTAAAGGCGAATTCTTATATGAAAGTAGCGGCATTCGAAGAGGTATGGCAACCGTAACTTGGATTAAAGATCTTTTGGGCAGTGATATTGTTAACGCAGCCAAAGACCAAGGGATTTCTCCTGAAGCATATTTGAATATATTAGCCAGTGATGTACCTGTAGGCTGTGATGGCCTATATACGGTACTGAATTGGTTGGCACGTCCGAATCAGCTGCATGAACGTGGCATGATGATTGGATTCAACGGTACCCACAAAGGTCCCCATATGTTCCGGTCGGTACTGGAAGGTATTGCTTTTACAATGAAGAACCATGCGCAAGCCATGTGTGATGAACGGGGTATTGAGTTATCCAGTATAGTCGTCAGTGGTGGCGGATCTAATGGTGAATTATTTATGCAAATATTTGCAGACGTCTTTGGTGTTCCGGCACATAGGAACGTAGTGAATGGTTCGGCAAGTATGGGAGCAGCCATTTGCGCAGCCTTGGCCCTTGGAGTGTATACAGATCGACAAGAAGCTATTGATCATATGATCAGGCGAAAAGATACTTTTATCCCAATAGAGAAAAATGTAGAACTTTACAGAAAAATTAATGAGCAAGTATATCAACACATAACGGCTCACACAGATGAATTATTGAAAAAGTCTTACGAAATATTTGGATAA